A genomic stretch from Mesoplodon densirostris isolate mMesDen1 chromosome 3, mMesDen1 primary haplotype, whole genome shotgun sequence includes:
- the LOC132485211 gene encoding small ribosomal subunit protein eS4, X isoform-like codes for MVHGPKKHLKRVAAPKHWMLDKLTGMFAPRPSTSPHKLRECLPLIIFLRNRLKYALTGDEVKKICMQCFIKIDSKVRADITYPAGIMDVISIDKTGETVCDTKGRFALNHITPEEAKYKLCKVRKIFVGTKGIPHLVTHDARTIRYPDPLIKVNDTIQIDLETGKITDFIKFDTGDLCMVTGGANLGRIDVITNQERHPGSFDVVHVKDANGNSFATRLSNIFAIGKGNKPWISPPHGKGVRLTIAEERNKRLAAK; via the coding sequence ATGGTTCATGGTCCCAAGAAGCACCTGAAGCGCGTAGCAGCTCCAAAGCATTGGATGCTGGATAAACTGACTGGTATGTTTGCTCCTCGTCCATCTACCAGTCCCCACAAGCTGAGGGAATGTCTCCCCCTAATTATTTTCCTAAGGAACAGACTTAAATATGCCCTGACAGGAGATGAAGTAAAGAAGATCTGCATGCAGTGTTTCATTAAGATTGATAGCAAGGTCCGCGCTGATATAACCTACCCTGCTGGTATTATGGATGTCATCAGCATTGACAAGACTGGAGAGACAGTCTGTGACACCAAGGGTCGCTTTGCTCTTAATCATATTACACCTGAGGAGGCCAAGTATAAGTTATGCAAAGTGAGAAAGATCTTTGTGGGGACAAAAGGAATCCCTCATCTGGTAACCCATGATGCTCGCACCATCCGCTACCCTGATCCCCTCATCAAGGTGAATGACACCATTCAGATTGATTTGGAGACTGGCAAGATTACTGATTTCATCAAATTTGACACTGGTGACCTGTGCATGGTGACTGGAGGTGCTAACCTGGGAAGAATTGATGTGATCACTAACCAGGAGAGACATCCTGGTTCTTTTGATGTAGTTCACGTGAAAGATGCCAATGGCAATAGCTTTGCCACCCGGCTCTCCAACATCTTCGCTATTGGCAAAGGCAACAAACCATGGATCTCTCCTCCTCATGGAAAGGGTGTCCGCCTTACCATTGCTGAGGAGAGAAACAAGAGACTGGCAGCCAAATAG